Proteins found in one Pontibacter sp. SGAir0037 genomic segment:
- a CDS encoding S9 family peptidase codes for MKTVQVNILKNLSYLLILCGLLSACQQREKPGNSQVIPEIARMEEYTTSKAYPSKFADENIKNWEKVVPEIQEVKIKSTADGKKEPALYYASNSSRKKPLLVVLHSWSSEYLQEVSIPFALWCKKYDWAFIQPNYRGAFKQPEAMASELAIQDIIDAVNFAKGYDDIDPDRIYMVGSSGGAMTALVTASLHPDIWAGVVAWVPVFDIADWYRFNLNYPHRVYNEQISCALGGEPMPGTYAEGVAKKRSPSTYISRAKDVPIFLAHGTKDELVPPSHSIRAFNILANQQDTISQAHVNYLLREKAVPPDLQSSNEESYFGGADPEVVFVRSSNNVKLVLYVGVHDMGYNPSLLWLNQQRRKRPAEAQAYR; via the coding sequence ATGAAAACAGTCCAAGTAAATATTTTAAAAAACCTGTCTTACCTTTTAATCCTGTGCGGGCTGCTTTCAGCGTGTCAGCAACGGGAAAAGCCGGGTAACTCCCAGGTAATTCCAGAGATAGCACGCATGGAAGAATATACAACTTCCAAAGCTTATCCATCTAAGTTTGCAGATGAGAACATTAAGAATTGGGAAAAAGTAGTTCCGGAGATACAAGAAGTTAAGATCAAATCTACTGCCGACGGCAAAAAAGAGCCTGCTCTTTATTATGCTTCCAACAGTTCCCGTAAAAAGCCCCTGCTGGTTGTTTTACATAGCTGGAGCAGCGAATACCTGCAAGAGGTAAGCATTCCCTTTGCTTTGTGGTGCAAAAAATACGACTGGGCCTTTATTCAACCTAATTACCGGGGTGCATTCAAACAACCTGAAGCCATGGCATCTGAACTTGCCATACAGGATATTATAGATGCCGTTAACTTCGCCAAAGGATACGATGATATTGACCCGGATCGCATTTATATGGTGGGTTCGTCAGGTGGCGCCATGACTGCCCTTGTTACAGCAAGCCTGCATCCGGATATTTGGGCGGGTGTTGTGGCGTGGGTACCTGTATTTGATATAGCGGACTGGTATAGGTTTAATTTAAACTATCCTCACAGAGTATATAACGAGCAAATATCCTGTGCCTTGGGAGGAGAACCCATGCCCGGCACATACGCAGAGGGAGTTGCTAAAAAACGCAGTCCCAGCACCTATATCAGTAGAGCCAAAGATGTGCCTATTTTTCTGGCACATGGCACTAAAGATGAATTAGTCCCTCCCAGCCATTCGATCAGAGCCTTTAATATACTTGCTAACCAACAGGACACTATTTCGCAGGCACATGTAAATTACCTGCTGCGCGAAAAAGCAGTTCCACCTGACCTGCAAAGCTCCAACGAAGAATCTTACTTCGGAGGGGCAGACCCTGAAGTTGTTTTTGTAAGATCATCTAATAATGTAAAGTTGGTGCTCTATGTTGGGGTACACGATATGGGCTATAATCCCAGCCTGCTCTGGCTAAACCAGCAGCGCAGGAAAAGACCGGCAGAAGCACAGGCTTACAGGTAA
- a CDS encoding terminase small subunit has translation MKGNLNKKQSLFIEEYLKDMNATQAAMRAGYSEKTAMVQGHQLLKKTLVSEEIKRLQAERSDRLQLDTDAVVANLANIAGAVISDFVDFDGTSLKFKDFNTLSREKLAAVESIKQGRFGLEIKLYNKIHASDLILKAIGGYITSSDIIDKLPPERLNNLVDELMQKLNR, from the coding sequence ATGAAAGGAAATCTTAATAAGAAACAGTCACTCTTTATAGAAGAATACCTTAAAGATATGAACGCAACTCAAGCAGCTATGCGTGCTGGGTATAGCGAGAAAACGGCAATGGTCCAAGGGCACCAACTACTTAAGAAAACTTTAGTTTCTGAAGAGATTAAGCGCCTGCAGGCTGAACGTTCTGACAGGCTCCAACTGGATACGGATGCTGTTGTAGCTAACCTGGCTAACATTGCCGGGGCGGTTATCTCAGACTTTGTAGACTTTGACGGCACTAGCTTGAAATTCAAAGATTTCAATACACTCAGCAGAGAAAAGCTGGCGGCTGTGGAAAGCATCAAGCAAGGCCGTTTCGGTTTGGAGATTAAGCTTTATAACAAGATCCATGCATCTGACCTGATCTTGAAGGCCATAGGAGGTTACATAACCAGTTCCGACATTATAGACAAGCTACCTCCGGAACGGCTGAATAATCTGGTAGATGAGTTGATGCAAAAATTGAACAGATGA
- a CDS encoding helix-turn-helix domain-containing protein → MQKVVIIPEVEWEQYQQKLIDLEKRLQLLENGLTEYVGTNEACRITGIGRNALYNARIENKIECKYEGRKVCYLRSSLLAYNESKRPRKGN, encoded by the coding sequence ATGCAGAAGGTAGTAATCATTCCAGAAGTAGAGTGGGAGCAGTACCAGCAGAAGCTGATCGATTTAGAGAAGAGGCTGCAGCTGCTTGAAAACGGTCTTACAGAATATGTTGGTACAAATGAAGCTTGTCGAATTACTGGAATAGGTAGAAACGCACTTTATAATGCTAGGATAGAAAATAAAATCGAGTGCAAATATGAAGGGCGTAAAGTCTGTTATTTACGCTCATCACTACTAGCCTACAATGAATCTAAGCGTCCCAGGAAAGGAAATTAG
- the epsC gene encoding serine O-acetyltransferase EpsC has protein sequence MNKEFIHTLFQNHEKAQHRVQASAICQLMEGVMQLLFPTLAEQRFESEEALHLYVEGLQNKLSQIMMGMEKALPAPAQELATKVMQEMPFIHQLLLQDAYAIAEGDPAAQSLEEVIRTYPGFKAVAVHRVAHTLYNLQVPLLPRVLSEYAHAKTGIDIHPGAKIGTHFCIDHGTGVVIGETTVIGNHVKVYQGVTLGALSVDKAMAKIKRHPTIEDHVVIYAGATILGGNTVVGTRSVIGGNVWLTESVPAYSRVYHRPQIKVNQSAGPADAIDFSI, from the coding sequence ATGAATAAAGAATTTATACATACACTTTTCCAGAATCATGAGAAGGCGCAGCATCGTGTACAGGCATCTGCAATCTGCCAGCTTATGGAGGGAGTTATGCAGCTTTTATTTCCAACTCTGGCTGAGCAGCGGTTCGAGTCGGAGGAGGCACTTCATTTATATGTGGAGGGTTTGCAGAACAAGCTTTCACAGATCATGATGGGCATGGAAAAAGCTTTGCCAGCCCCTGCGCAGGAGCTGGCTACCAAGGTAATGCAGGAAATGCCTTTTATTCATCAGTTACTGCTGCAGGATGCTTATGCCATTGCCGAAGGTGATCCGGCAGCTCAGAGCCTGGAAGAGGTAATTCGGACTTACCCCGGGTTTAAAGCTGTGGCCGTGCATAGAGTCGCTCATACCCTGTATAACTTGCAGGTACCATTACTGCCGCGCGTCCTTTCTGAATATGCCCACGCCAAGACTGGTATTGATATTCATCCCGGAGCCAAAATCGGCACTCATTTCTGTATCGACCATGGTACGGGCGTGGTAATAGGAGAGACGACGGTTATAGGTAATCATGTAAAGGTATACCAGGGGGTTACCTTAGGAGCATTGAGTGTGGATAAGGCCATGGCAAAAATTAAGCGGCATCCTACAATAGAAGACCATGTGGTAATTTATGCAGGTGCAACTATATTAGGCGGCAATACCGTAGTAGGAACACGTAGTGTTATCGGAGGAAATGTGTGGCTGACAGAAAGTGTACCGGCCTACTCGAGGGTATACCATCGTCCGCAGATTAAAGTAAACCAGTCGGCTGGTCCGGCAGATGCCATTGACTTTTCTATTTAA
- a CDS encoding helix-turn-helix domain-containing protein, whose amino-acid sequence MQLGIIEQMQQQIQHQEELIKELVKRVNRLEKGLSEWVKTGEACKLTGLHRDTLYNLRAADKVAYKFEGKTVLYLRSSLQEYNDTKRPRKVKA is encoded by the coding sequence ATGCAACTAGGTATAATTGAACAAATGCAGCAACAAATTCAGCATCAGGAAGAGCTGATTAAAGAACTTGTCAAACGAGTGAATCGCTTAGAGAAAGGCCTCAGCGAATGGGTAAAGACAGGTGAGGCCTGCAAGTTAACAGGATTGCACAGAGATACACTCTACAACCTAAGAGCAGCGGATAAGGTGGCTTACAAGTTCGAGGGGAAGACAGTGCTTTACCTGAGAAGCAGCCTGCAGGAGTATAATGATACGAAACGACCAAGAAAAGTAAAAGCTTAA
- the dnaB gene encoding replicative DNA helicase, with amino-acid sequence MMKALPHPNELRIEVMVLGTLIQSRPGLVTALPYLKRIEVFYKPAHQQIYRAILSLYRKGESVDILTVTQELREIGKIDFVGGPNYVVSLTQNAYSDANLLHHIHILLEYYARREVMNLFLQGYQGAGDQSNDILELISKNVSNLSALLGGITANSAVTAAQVYDDFIATTQANIEKLGLVGVPSGISSIDRLTGGWHKGNLIIIAARPGMGKTALGLQCAKNAVLQYGKRVVFFSLEMSNEQLIGRLIASESEFTNSQFIKGLLTTDDLEEVVIMSQKLRNNNMFLDDTAGLTITDFKTKCLKLKTDYDIDLIIVDYLQLMRGERDGNREQEISSISRGLKLTAKELSIPIIAFSQLSRAVESRPDKKPQLSDLRESGSIEQDADMVVFLYRPEYYGITQDEIGNSTVGTLQHIFAKHRNGPLDTIITRCDLAHSSITDYADQY; translated from the coding sequence ATGATGAAGGCTTTACCACATCCAAATGAATTAAGAATTGAAGTTATGGTTTTGGGTACATTAATACAGAGTAGGCCTGGATTAGTTACAGCTCTGCCTTATCTAAAAAGAATTGAAGTGTTTTATAAACCTGCTCACCAACAAATTTACAGGGCGATCCTATCTCTGTACAGAAAAGGTGAGTCAGTTGATATACTTACTGTGACGCAGGAATTACGGGAAATAGGTAAAATAGATTTTGTAGGAGGCCCTAATTATGTTGTTAGCTTGACGCAGAATGCATATTCAGATGCTAATCTTCTACATCATATCCACATATTATTAGAATACTATGCCAGGCGTGAGGTGATGAATTTATTTTTGCAGGGTTACCAGGGCGCTGGTGATCAGAGTAATGATATTCTAGAGTTAATCTCAAAAAACGTAAGTAATCTTTCAGCCCTTTTAGGTGGCATAACCGCCAACAGCGCTGTAACAGCAGCTCAAGTTTACGATGATTTTATAGCTACAACCCAAGCTAATATAGAAAAGTTAGGGCTTGTCGGCGTGCCGAGTGGTATAAGCAGTATAGATAGGTTAACCGGAGGCTGGCACAAAGGAAATTTAATTATCATAGCAGCACGTCCTGGCATGGGTAAAACAGCTTTAGGGTTACAATGTGCAAAGAATGCAGTATTACAGTATGGGAAGCGTGTTGTATTCTTCTCATTAGAAATGAGTAACGAGCAGCTTATAGGTAGGCTTATTGCTTCTGAATCAGAGTTTACTAATTCCCAATTCATAAAAGGGCTACTCACGACGGATGATCTGGAAGAGGTTGTTATTATGAGCCAAAAGCTTCGGAATAATAATATGTTTCTGGATGATACTGCAGGTCTCACTATAACAGATTTTAAAACAAAATGCCTTAAGCTTAAAACTGACTATGATATAGATTTAATCATAGTTGATTACCTACAATTGATGAGAGGTGAGAGAGATGGTAACAGGGAGCAAGAAATCAGCTCGATTTCCAGGGGGTTGAAGCTCACAGCTAAGGAGCTAAGCATACCTATTATAGCATTTTCTCAATTGAGTCGCGCTGTGGAGAGTAGGCCGGATAAAAAGCCACAATTATCTGATCTTAGAGAATCAGGGTCAATTGAGCAGGATGCAGACATGGTAGTTTTCTTATACCGCCCGGAGTACTACGGTATAACACAAGATGAGATTGGTAATTCAACGGTAGGCACATTGCAGCACATCTTCGCTAAACATAGGAATGGACCTTTAGACACTATTATTACCAGGTGCGACTTAGCTCATAGCTCCATTACAGATTACGCCGATCAGTATTAG
- the cysK gene encoding cysteine synthase A codes for MKVNSILETIGNTPTVRINNLFAGKNAEVWMKLERSNPGGSIKDRIALAMIEDAEQKGMLEKDSVIIEPTSGNTGVGLAMVAAVKGYQLVLVMPESMSIERRRLMAAYGAKLELTPREKGMKGAIERAKEMLGEHDKAWMPMQFDNQANTQVHVDTTAQEILQDFPDGFDYLITGVGTGGHITGVAKVLKEKFPNLQVFAVEPAASPVISGGQPGPHPIQGIGAGFIPSILDTSLLDGTVQVKHEDAFEYARRAAFEEGIFLGVSSGSSLAAVSQKLEEIPEGSRVLTFCYDTGERYLSVEGLFV; via the coding sequence ATGAAAGTTAACTCAATTTTAGAGACTATCGGGAATACCCCAACAGTCAGGATAAATAATTTGTTCGCGGGCAAAAATGCTGAGGTATGGATGAAGCTTGAAAGAAGCAATCCGGGTGGCAGTATTAAAGACCGTATTGCCCTGGCCATGATAGAAGATGCAGAGCAGAAAGGAATGCTGGAGAAAGACTCTGTTATTATTGAGCCTACCTCTGGTAACACAGGTGTAGGTCTTGCTATGGTGGCAGCCGTAAAAGGATATCAGTTAGTGCTGGTGATGCCGGAATCAATGTCGATTGAACGCAGGCGCCTGATGGCTGCCTATGGTGCTAAGCTGGAGCTCACACCGCGTGAGAAAGGTATGAAGGGTGCTATTGAGCGTGCCAAAGAAATGCTGGGTGAGCACGACAAGGCCTGGATGCCCATGCAGTTTGACAACCAGGCTAATACGCAGGTGCATGTTGATACCACAGCACAGGAAATTTTGCAGGACTTCCCGGATGGCTTTGACTATCTGATTACAGGTGTTGGTACAGGGGGGCACATTACAGGTGTTGCTAAAGTGCTGAAGGAGAAATTCCCGAACCTGCAGGTTTTTGCTGTTGAGCCAGCCGCTTCACCGGTGATCAGTGGTGGACAACCGGGCCCACACCCGATCCAGGGAATCGGAGCGGGTTTCATACCGAGCATTTTAGATACAAGTTTATTAGATGGTACAGTACAGGTGAAGCATGAAGATGCTTTTGAGTATGCCAGAAGAGCTGCTTTTGAAGAAGGGATCTTCTTAGGTGTATCGTCTGGTTCTTCCCTGGCTGCAGTTTCGCAAAAGCTGGAAGAAATTCCGGAAGGTTCCAGAGTGCTTACCTTCTGCTACGACACAGGCGAACGCTATCTTTCTGTAGAAGGTCTGTTTGTATAG
- a CDS encoding peptidylprolyl isomerase encodes MKKIVLPFVLFLLFAACQRQPQQSGTVQIQAVNKFSDITLQQIYTLQDERNTKALLPYLQHNNPAYRKEAALAFASVQDSLAIPQLLGMLSDTSASLKIAAAYALGQIGHSKIQNPIILHLNREQNPQVQAALLESLGKVATGAGLNYLSAYKAQNPVALGGQAWGLYRAGLRQQYSAQGTQQAIKLIADQNPYEARLGAAQYLARTTKLDLTPYKMQLLNAATSDKALEVRMAAAQAFAKVGVEDKAAILSGIAQSDPDYRVRLSAIRAMSGLEFATISEAIVAGLTDKNMNTAVATSEFLMANYHTADAALLYRLLSQVQDGRVRANLVWAILRKSPNKDYFSAQFRRLYQTANDPYDKAHFLKALSGHFGNFRFIEEQIFLAKQPIIATSGLEGLISMRQQPDFPRAMEQQLAAAFKKAVESGDVALVGLAAGVMREPKFAYRLIYKDLSFLREAQQKLELPRDMETNIELQKTIDFLSGKRESDTPQNPFTHPINWHLVQEIPADQQVQIRTAKGDITLQLFVEDAPGTVANFVELVKQHFFNDLYFHRVVPNFVAQGGDKRGDGWGSSDYSIRSEFAPLNYREGYVGMASAGKDTESNQWFITHSPTPHLDGRYTIFARVIEGMDIVHQLEVGDKILTVELK; translated from the coding sequence ATGAAGAAAATCGTGCTGCCTTTTGTTTTATTCCTGCTATTTGCTGCCTGCCAAAGGCAGCCACAGCAATCTGGTACGGTTCAGATTCAGGCAGTAAACAAGTTCTCAGATATTACACTCCAACAAATATATACCCTGCAGGATGAACGGAATACCAAGGCACTTCTGCCCTACCTGCAGCATAATAATCCTGCTTACAGAAAAGAGGCTGCCTTAGCATTTGCTTCGGTACAAGATTCCCTGGCAATACCGCAGTTACTGGGTATGCTTTCAGACACAAGTGCATCGTTAAAGATTGCCGCAGCCTATGCACTAGGCCAAATCGGACACAGCAAAATACAGAACCCGATTATACTGCACCTGAACCGTGAGCAAAACCCGCAGGTACAGGCAGCACTGCTAGAATCGCTTGGTAAAGTAGCCACAGGAGCAGGGCTGAATTATTTATCTGCTTACAAGGCTCAGAATCCGGTTGCGCTTGGTGGCCAGGCGTGGGGTCTGTACCGCGCCGGGCTCAGGCAGCAATACAGTGCACAGGGCACACAACAAGCTATAAAGCTGATTGCTGACCAAAACCCTTATGAAGCACGCCTTGGTGCTGCCCAGTATCTGGCCCGCACAACCAAGCTGGACCTGACGCCATACAAGATGCAGCTCCTGAACGCTGCCACTTCAGATAAAGCCCTGGAAGTCAGGATGGCTGCTGCACAAGCCTTTGCTAAAGTTGGCGTTGAAGACAAAGCAGCCATATTATCAGGCATTGCACAAAGCGATCCGGACTACCGTGTCCGCCTTAGTGCCATACGCGCTATGTCCGGGCTGGAATTTGCCACCATTTCAGAGGCCATTGTTGCTGGCTTAACTGATAAAAACATGAATACGGCTGTAGCCACCTCTGAATTCCTGATGGCAAATTATCATACAGCCGATGCGGCCTTACTTTACAGGCTACTTAGCCAGGTACAGGATGGGCGGGTAAGAGCGAACCTCGTATGGGCGATTTTGCGCAAAAGCCCTAACAAAGACTATTTCAGTGCCCAGTTCAGAAGGTTATATCAAACAGCGAACGATCCGTATGACAAGGCACACTTTTTAAAAGCGCTATCGGGCCACTTTGGCAACTTTAGGTTTATAGAAGAGCAAATATTTCTCGCGAAACAGCCGATTATTGCAACAAGTGGTCTGGAAGGATTAATTTCAATGCGCCAGCAACCCGATTTTCCGAGGGCGATGGAGCAGCAGTTGGCAGCAGCATTTAAAAAGGCGGTTGAGTCTGGCGATGTGGCTTTGGTTGGCCTTGCAGCAGGTGTAATGCGCGAGCCCAAATTTGCCTACCGTTTAATCTACAAAGACCTGTCTTTCCTACGCGAAGCACAGCAGAAGCTGGAGCTGCCCCGCGATATGGAAACGAATATAGAGTTACAAAAAACAATAGACTTCTTAAGTGGTAAAAGAGAATCTGATACGCCTCAGAATCCTTTTACACATCCTATTAACTGGCATTTAGTTCAGGAAATTCCTGCCGACCAGCAGGTTCAGATCAGAACTGCAAAAGGTGATATTACTTTACAATTGTTTGTAGAAGATGCACCTGGCACAGTGGCCAACTTTGTGGAGCTGGTAAAACAGCACTTCTTCAACGACTTATACTTCCATAGAGTAGTTCCTAACTTTGTGGCACAGGGCGGCGATAAGCGCGGCGATGGCTGGGGCAGTTCAGATTATTCCATCCGGTCAGAGTTTGCTCCGCTTAACTACCGCGAAGGCTATGTAGGCATGGCATCAGCCGGCAAAGACACAGAAAGCAACCAGTGGTTTATTACCCACTCTCCTACTCCGCACCTGGACGGACGCTATACAATTTTTGCCAGGGTGATCGAAGGCATGGATATTGTGCATCAACTGGAGGTAGGCGATAAAATTCTTACCGTAGAACTAAAGTAG
- a CDS encoding Rrf2 family transcriptional regulator — protein MLSKKAKYALKALIVLAQKTDNTAATNEEIAQLAGIPKKFCEAILLDLKKNGMLHSRRGRSGGYVLREHPSKLTVADVIRIMDGPLALTTCTRRVGYVPCEECHNPETCEVRMIMKRVRDATVEILEGISIQDAVDQPKVWFPLI, from the coding sequence ATGCTTTCAAAAAAAGCAAAATACGCGCTTAAAGCCCTTATTGTGCTGGCGCAGAAAACAGATAATACAGCAGCCACAAACGAAGAGATAGCTCAGCTAGCCGGAATACCTAAAAAGTTTTGCGAAGCTATTCTGTTGGATCTTAAAAAGAACGGGATGCTACACAGCCGTAGAGGAAGAAGCGGAGGTTATGTGCTACGGGAGCATCCAAGCAAATTAACTGTTGCCGATGTTATTCGCATCATGGACGGCCCCCTTGCCCTTACCACCTGTACCCGCAGGGTAGGTTACGTGCCATGCGAAGAATGTCATAATCCTGAAACATGTGAGGTTAGAATGATCATGAAAAGGGTAAGAGATGCCACGGTAGAAATTCTGGAAGGTATTTCTATACAGGATGCCGTTGACCAGCCTAAAGTATGGTTCCCCCTGATCTGA
- a CDS encoding phage integrase SAM-like domain-containing protein, translating into MFDYSEGGVTLEAVLDKRTPTKAGLYPIKIRVTHKRVPKYYGTGKYISLDDWELLPDSKSRAMLDIKKAIQYEADKVKEQVKDLVRNDLFSFEALNGRLGKGIGSSVNVAFISKMEVTIEDEKVNTSDWYKYTLRSIILFTNRDQDPKELKGGKFISAALLPANKINISQITVAWLQKYEKYLLDEGKSYTTISMYMRALQSIVNDAKEAGVIKASQHPFGKGKYEIPQHEGRNIALTIADIGKIVKHDCKTDTTTMCRDLWFYSYLCNGANITDICKFKYSNIRNGEICFYRQKTVAKAKKKKLIHAIITPEMKAIMERWGNPPESQDIYIFPFLKGGESPTDERRIIKNITKLMNDKMKIIGDELGIGNISTYTARHSYASVLKRSGANIAFISESLGHNDLKTTENYLASFEQEERQKNAALLTNF; encoded by the coding sequence ATGTTTGACTATTCAGAAGGCGGTGTAACTCTGGAGGCTGTATTAGATAAAAGGACTCCTACAAAAGCAGGCTTATACCCAATTAAAATTAGAGTTACCCATAAGAGAGTTCCTAAGTATTACGGTACCGGAAAGTACATCTCATTGGATGATTGGGAACTTTTGCCAGACTCTAAAAGCAGGGCTATGCTGGATATTAAAAAAGCTATTCAATATGAGGCTGATAAAGTAAAGGAGCAGGTAAAGGACCTTGTGAGGAATGATCTCTTTTCTTTTGAGGCACTCAATGGTAGACTTGGAAAAGGTATAGGCTCATCCGTGAACGTGGCTTTCATCTCCAAAATGGAAGTAACGATAGAAGATGAAAAGGTGAACACATCTGACTGGTATAAGTACACCCTAAGAAGTATAATCCTGTTTACAAACAGAGATCAGGACCCCAAAGAACTTAAAGGTGGTAAATTCATAAGTGCGGCATTGTTGCCAGCCAATAAAATTAACATCTCCCAGATCACTGTTGCCTGGCTTCAAAAGTATGAAAAATATCTACTGGATGAAGGTAAGAGCTATACAACGATTTCAATGTATATGAGGGCGCTGCAGTCTATTGTGAATGATGCTAAAGAAGCTGGAGTTATTAAAGCCTCACAGCACCCCTTTGGCAAAGGCAAGTATGAAATACCGCAGCATGAAGGGAGGAATATTGCCCTAACCATAGCGGATATTGGCAAAATTGTGAAGCACGACTGTAAAACTGATACCACTACCATGTGCCGGGATCTTTGGTTTTACTCTTACTTATGTAATGGGGCCAACATCACAGACATTTGCAAGTTCAAGTACTCCAATATCCGGAATGGTGAGATCTGTTTTTACCGGCAGAAGACAGTAGCCAAGGCGAAAAAGAAAAAGCTCATTCATGCCATCATTACACCAGAGATGAAAGCAATTATGGAGCGGTGGGGGAATCCTCCTGAAAGCCAGGATATCTACATCTTTCCATTCTTAAAAGGCGGGGAGTCTCCAACCGATGAAAGGCGCATCATTAAGAACATCACAAAGCTGATGAATGATAAAATGAAGATCATAGGTGACGAGCTTGGGATCGGTAATATAAGTACCTATACGGCTAGGCACAGCTACGCCAGTGTACTTAAACGATCAGGGGCTAATATTGCCTTTATATCGGAGAGCTTAGGGCATAATGATCTTAAAACTACAGAGAACTACCTGGCATCTTTTGAGCAAGAGGAGAGACAAAAGAATGCAGCTTTATTGACTAATTTTTAA
- a CDS encoding helix-turn-helix domain-containing protein, translating to MNETMTNPFDVIEARLSNIETLLLDIKHHSPNKGEVGRQADTLPFEEAVKFLNNQGYPISESQLYKLTSTKQIPFKKFGRKLIFSRGDLLAWSKLQLVEPTNSAEEATLTLARSARRKRA from the coding sequence ATGAATGAGACAATGACTAATCCATTTGATGTAATTGAAGCACGACTTAGCAACATTGAAACATTGTTGCTAGATATTAAACATCATTCTCCAAACAAAGGAGAAGTTGGCCGGCAAGCCGATACTCTTCCTTTTGAGGAAGCAGTAAAGTTTCTTAATAACCAAGGTTACCCTATTAGTGAATCACAGCTTTATAAACTAACCAGCACCAAACAGATTCCTTTCAAGAAGTTCGGGAGAAAGCTTATTTTCTCACGTGGGGATCTGCTTGCTTGGTCCAAATTACAGCTGGTAGAGCCAACTAACTCTGCAGAGGAGGCAACACTTACCCTTGCCAGATCAGCCAGGCGCAAAAGAGCATAG